A genome region from Blautia coccoides includes the following:
- a CDS encoding Eco57I restriction-modification methylase domain-containing protein, translating to MDTTFKNAFEYKVIYVFTIDDQAHNGLVKIGDATLHTVTPVDQLTPNSRELNQAALKRIRAYTNTAGLTPHLLHSEIAVRTVKDKNGTLKIEAFRDHHVHEVLKNSGYTNVQLGESSGKEWFSVDLQTAQKAIDAVKKNYSNLSNSDIVKHSPIIFRPEQAACITKVVKHFKKADRFLINAKMRYGKTFVSLEIVKQCKFKKTIILTHRPVVDAGWYEDFTKIFYGVEDYIYGSKATGYTADKLLSSGKNFIYFASIQDLRGSSEVGGKFDKNDIIFDTVWDCVIVDEAHEGTTTALGEDTVKAVFKDGSGTKLLALSGTPFNILTDYDENSIYTWDYIMEQECKSEWDKLHFGDHNPYDELPELRIYTYSLGDVLHNSNYITFEDKAFNFHEFFRTFTGDFSKDYADMPEGAEVGDFVHEADVWSFLNLMTTEDEHSQYPYSNTEYRSLFKHSLWMVPGVKEARALKKLMLKHEVFGNGMFDIVNVAGNGDEEEKSEEALSKVRAAIKEAKKNDTYTITLSCGKLTTGVTVKEWTAVFMLAGSYSTSAANYLQTIFRVQSPCNEDGKIKETAYVFDFAPDRTLKMVSSAVQVSAKSGKTKIGDKQLMGKFLNYCPVIAVSGSEMKEYSATKLLQQLKRAYADKVVRNGFDDTNLYNDELFKLTDIDIKRFDDLKGIIGSSKAAPKANDITVNDQGLTNEEYEEKEKLEKKKKKELTPEEKARLEELKKKKKVRNDAISILRGISIRMPLLIYGADIPYDEEITLDRFVDIVDDSSWNEFMPNGITKSKFKEFQKYYDEEVFIAAGRRIRNIAKEADTLDPMERVKKIAGLFSYFKNPDKETVLTPWRVVNMHMSDCLGGYCFYDETFTEEGKLDEPRFVDRGKVTADIFGKLDSQILEINSKTGLYPLYVTYSVYRRKLQEFVNEELTIKDKQDIWLQTVDENIFVICKTPMAKAITRRTLTGYSGGKINAHYFDDLINTMSNKPQMFLDKVLRQNYWKKGNNVMKFDAIVGNPPYQILDGGGKGYSAKPVYNYFVTQAKALNPAYVSMVTPSRWFSGGKGLDQFRSDMLADRSMRKIVDYTDNEMLFKNVSIVGGVNYFLWDRDYSGDCEITSIRGEKVTTMMRPLNEYDIFIRNNESIRLIKEIENSNDVKMDTVVYARNVFGIPSDFRGKNAPTTEYNIAMFCSQKSNSMTSTYIRMSDVIKEHSLIPKYKVIIGKVVPRGGEVGVDPSIGYRVISTIQVLPPNSVFTDSYLLLAAFDTKIEAINFAKYFCLKLPRFLLHETYSSMNISKANFRFVPFLNYTKEWSENDLFERYHCSKDEKEMITSLIRPMEYVVHE from the coding sequence ATGGATACAACTTTTAAGAATGCTTTTGAATATAAAGTAATCTATGTATTCACAATTGATGACCAGGCTCATAATGGTCTAGTCAAAATTGGAGATGCTACATTACATACAGTTACTCCGGTTGACCAGTTGACTCCAAATAGTCGTGAATTAAATCAGGCTGCTTTAAAAAGAATAAGAGCTTATACTAATACTGCAGGTCTCACTCCGCATCTTCTCCATTCAGAAATCGCCGTGAGAACAGTGAAAGATAAGAATGGGACATTGAAAATTGAAGCCTTCAGAGATCATCATGTTCATGAAGTACTGAAAAATTCCGGATATACTAACGTTCAACTTGGAGAATCATCAGGGAAAGAATGGTTTTCTGTAGATTTGCAGACTGCTCAAAAAGCCATTGATGCCGTTAAGAAGAATTATTCTAATTTGAGTAATTCCGATATAGTAAAACATTCGCCTATTATTTTCAGACCGGAACAGGCTGCATGCATTACAAAAGTTGTTAAACATTTTAAAAAAGCTGACCGTTTCTTAATTAATGCAAAAATGAGATATGGAAAAACTTTCGTTTCCTTGGAAATTGTTAAACAATGCAAATTCAAAAAAACTATTATTCTGACACACCGACCTGTAGTTGATGCTGGATGGTATGAAGATTTTACTAAAATTTTTTATGGTGTAGAGGATTATATTTACGGTTCAAAGGCAACTGGATATACTGCTGATAAGCTCCTTTCTTCCGGAAAGAACTTTATTTATTTTGCTTCCATACAAGACCTACGTGGCTCGTCAGAGGTTGGCGGAAAGTTTGATAAAAATGATATTATTTTTGATACGGTTTGGGATTGTGTAATTGTTGATGAAGCACATGAGGGGACTACTACGGCACTGGGAGAAGATACTGTAAAGGCAGTATTTAAAGATGGATCTGGAACTAAACTACTTGCATTATCCGGAACACCATTTAATATTTTGACTGATTATGATGAAAATTCTATATATACATGGGATTACATCATGGAACAGGAATGTAAATCTGAATGGGATAAATTACATTTTGGTGATCACAATCCGTATGATGAGCTGCCAGAGCTTAGAATTTATACATATTCACTTGGCGACGTGCTACATAATAGCAATTATATCACTTTTGAAGACAAGGCTTTCAATTTTCATGAGTTTTTCCGTACATTCACTGGAGATTTTAGTAAAGATTATGCAGACATGCCAGAAGGTGCAGAGGTAGGAGATTTTGTACATGAAGCAGATGTTTGGTCATTTCTTAATCTGATGACAACAGAAGATGAACACAGTCAGTATCCATATTCTAACACTGAATACCGTTCTCTTTTTAAGCATTCTCTTTGGATGGTTCCAGGTGTAAAAGAAGCCAGAGCATTAAAAAAATTGATGTTAAAACATGAAGTATTTGGAAATGGTATGTTTGATATTGTTAATGTGGCAGGTAATGGAGATGAAGAAGAGAAGTCCGAAGAGGCTCTTTCCAAAGTTCGTGCAGCAATTAAAGAGGCGAAAAAAAACGATACATATACAATCACACTCTCATGTGGAAAGCTGACTACAGGGGTAACTGTAAAAGAATGGACAGCTGTATTTATGCTCGCCGGATCGTATTCTACATCTGCTGCAAACTACTTGCAGACTATCTTCCGTGTACAGTCTCCGTGCAATGAAGACGGTAAAATAAAAGAAACTGCTTATGTATTTGATTTTGCGCCTGACCGTACACTTAAAATGGTTTCAAGTGCTGTTCAGGTATCTGCAAAATCAGGGAAAACTAAAATAGGTGATAAGCAGTTAATGGGTAAATTTCTCAATTATTGTCCTGTTATAGCTGTATCCGGGTCGGAAATGAAAGAATATAGTGCAACAAAGCTTCTGCAGCAATTAAAACGTGCATATGCAGATAAAGTTGTACGAAATGGTTTTGATGATACCAATCTTTATAATGACGAATTATTCAAACTTACTGACATTGATATTAAACGTTTTGATGATTTGAAAGGAATTATTGGTTCCTCAAAGGCAGCTCCAAAAGCTAATGATATTACTGTTAATGATCAGGGACTTACCAATGAAGAGTACGAAGAAAAGGAAAAACTTGAAAAAAAGAAAAAGAAAGAACTGACACCAGAGGAGAAAGCCAGACTTGAAGAACTGAAAAAGAAAAAGAAAGTACGTAATGATGCTATTAGTATCCTGCGAGGTATTTCTATACGTATGCCTTTGCTAATATATGGTGCAGATATTCCTTATGATGAAGAAATCACCCTGGATCGTTTCGTTGATATTGTAGATGATTCTTCTTGGAATGAATTTATGCCAAATGGAATAACCAAAAGTAAATTTAAAGAATTCCAAAAGTATTACGATGAGGAAGTTTTTATTGCAGCTGGACGGCGGATTCGTAATATAGCTAAAGAAGCTGATACACTTGATCCAATGGAAAGGGTAAAGAAAATCGCTGGATTATTTTCTTATTTTAAAAATCCAGATAAAGAAACAGTATTGACTCCATGGCGTGTCGTTAATATGCATATGAGTGACTGCTTGGGTGGATACTGTTTCTATGATGAAACATTTACTGAAGAAGGTAAATTGGATGAGCCAAGATTTGTAGATCGTGGAAAAGTAACTGCTGATATTTTTGGAAAGTTGGATAGCCAAATTCTTGAAATAAATTCAAAAACCGGTTTGTATCCATTATATGTGACCTATAGTGTGTATAGAAGAAAATTGCAAGAATTTGTTAATGAAGAACTCACAATAAAAGATAAGCAAGATATCTGGTTACAGACAGTAGACGAAAATATTTTTGTGATTTGTAAAACTCCTATGGCAAAGGCTATTACAAGAAGGACTTTGACGGGGTATAGTGGTGGGAAAATCAATGCTCACTATTTCGATGATCTCATAAATACAATGTCTAATAAGCCGCAAATGTTTTTGGATAAAGTTTTACGACAGAATTATTGGAAGAAAGGAAATAACGTTATGAAATTTGATGCAATTGTTGGAAATCCGCCGTATCAGATTTTGGATGGTGGCGGAAAAGGTTATAGTGCGAAACCGGTTTATAATTATTTTGTAACACAAGCAAAAGCCTTGAATCCAGCATATGTATCTATGGTTACGCCATCCAGATGGTTCTCTGGTGGAAAAGGTTTAGATCAATTTAGGTCGGATATGTTAGCTGATCGTTCAATGAGAAAAATCGTTGATTATACTGATAATGAAATGTTGTTTAAAAATGTCAGTATAGTGGGTGGTGTTAATTACTTTCTTTGGGATCGTGACTACAGTGGTGACTGTGAAATAACTTCAATACGTGGAGAAAAAGTTACTACAATGATGAGACCATTAAATGAATATGATATTTTCATTAGGAACAACGAGTCAATTAGGCTAATAAAAGAGATTGAGAACAGTAATGATGTTAAAATGGACACGGTTGTTTATGCTCGTAACGTATTCGGAATACCTTCTGACTTTAGGGGTAAAAATGCACCAACTACAGAATATAATATAGCTATGTTTTGCAGCCAAAAAAGCAATAGTATGACATCTACATATATTAGGATGTCTGATGTTATTAAAGAACATAGTTTAATCCCCAAATATAAGGTAATTATTGGAAAAGTTGTTCCAAGAGGTGGAGAAGTTGGCGTGGATCCATCAATAGGATATAGAGTTATCTCAACAATACAAGTGCTTCCACCAAATTCTGTATTTACAGATTCTTATCTTCTTTTGGCTGCTTTCGATACAAAAATAGAAGCTATAAATTTTGCAAAGTATTTCTGTTTAAAATTGCCCCGATTTTTATTGCATGAAACGTATTCTTCAATGAATATTTCAAAAGCAAACTTTAGATTTGTTCCATTTCTTAACTATACAAAAGAGTGGAGCGAGAATGATTTGTTTGAAAGATATCATTGCTCAAAAGACGAAAAAGAAATGATTACGTCTTTAATACGTCCAATGGAATATGTAGTACATGAGTAA
- a CDS encoding restriction endonuclease subunit M, giving the protein MEIDIREQNIKDISPDLLKILLSDKTTKKFIRWGSDNYISYGAEYHTDQEMVPDLITGSFSCVIQPRILKTEGEKIKRTRDKAEVFTPSWVCNEQNNLIDATWFGYQDVFNHAEDKTWCSKKEPVKFPKNKVWKDYIDARRMEVACGEAPYLVSRYDTVSGQEIPISERIGLLDRKLRIVNENAENDDEWYEWTIRAFQSCYGYDFQGDNVLLARENLLYTFIEYYQERMKKDPSLLQIKKVANIVAWNIWQMNGITMTAPFSLAETVYKQISIFDLLEIENTEEKPEPELDEIPCRIFDWRSNKSIEFRSMVKGE; this is encoded by the coding sequence ATGGAGATTGATATTAGAGAACAAAACATTAAGGATATCAGCCCAGACCTTTTAAAAATCCTTCTTTCTGATAAGACGACAAAGAAATTTATTCGTTGGGGAAGTGATAATTATATATCCTACGGAGCAGAGTATCATACTGATCAGGAAATGGTTCCGGATTTGATTACTGGTTCATTTTCTTGTGTAATTCAGCCAAGGATTTTGAAAACTGAAGGGGAAAAAATTAAGCGTACCAGAGATAAGGCTGAAGTATTTACACCGTCATGGGTTTGTAACGAACAGAATAATCTTATTGATGCAACTTGGTTTGGTTATCAGGATGTTTTTAATCATGCTGAGGATAAAACGTGGTGTAGTAAAAAAGAGCCTGTAAAATTTCCTAAAAATAAAGTTTGGAAGGATTATATTGATGCTAGAAGAATGGAAGTAGCCTGTGGAGAAGCTCCATATCTGGTAAGTCGTTACGATACTGTTTCTGGGCAAGAAATTCCTATTAGCGAAAGAATAGGTCTTTTGGATCGAAAACTTCGTATTGTAAATGAAAATGCAGAGAATGATGATGAGTGGTATGAATGGACAATCAGAGCATTTCAGAGCTGCTATGGATATGATTTCCAGGGTGATAATGTTCTTTTGGCAAGAGAAAATTTGTTATATACATTTATAGAATATTATCAAGAGCGAATGAAAAAAGATCCATCGTTGTTGCAGATAAAGAAAGTCGCAAACATAGTTGCCTGGAATATCTGGCAGATGAATGGTATTACTATGACAGCGCCTTTCAGTTTAGCAGAAACTGTTTATAAGCAGATTTCAATATTTGATTTATTGGAAATTGAAAATACGGAAGAAAAGCCAGAACCGGAGTTAGATGAAATCCCATGTAGGATATTTGATTGGAGATCGAATAAGAGCATCGAATTCCGGTCCATGGTAAAGGGGGAATGA
- a CDS encoding recombinase family protein, producing the protein MANIAYVRATSVDQNADRQTEALQKYHIDKWFSDKVYEKNKTDRKQLRDMLEWVREGDTVYVFNFSSLARSTKDLLFIVEKLNEKNVHLISMKENLDTSTPNGKLMVAMIADINEFEHQNLLERQAEGIAIAKKKGVYKGRKRIEIKDFGNYYDAYMNREISKSGIAKKLNVSRPTVDRLIKEYKDGVNGD; encoded by the coding sequence ATGGCCAATATAGCATATGTAAGAGCTACATCTGTTGATCAAAATGCAGATCGGCAGACAGAAGCATTACAAAAATATCACATTGATAAATGGTTTTCTGATAAGGTATATGAAAAAAATAAGACGGATAGAAAACAGCTACGGGATATGTTGGAGTGGGTAAGAGAAGGAGATACGGTTTATGTTTTTAATTTCTCAAGTTTGGCTCGATCTACGAAAGATTTATTATTTATTGTTGAGAAATTAAATGAAAAAAATGTTCATTTGATAAGCATGAAGGAAAATCTTGATACTTCTACTCCTAACGGAAAACTTATGGTGGCTATGATTGCAGATATCAATGAATTTGAACATCAGAATCTTCTTGAACGCCAGGCAGAAGGTATTGCCATTGCCAAGAAGAAAGGTGTTTATAAGGGAAGAAAACGTATTGAAATTAAAGATTTCGGAAACTATTATGATGCGTACATGAATAGAGAGATATCAAAATCTGGGATAGCAAAGAAATTAAATGTAAGCAGACCGACTGTGGATCGGTTAATTAAAGAGTATAAGGATGGTGTCAATGGAGATTGA